Proteins encoded within one genomic window of Fusarium musae strain F31 chromosome 4, whole genome shotgun sequence:
- a CDS encoding hypothetical protein (EggNog:ENOG41) has product MAALKIETEEALWSVIHTTPIIDHHAHPLLKLSAIRKHPLLCIATEANGDAIEDSKTSLAHLRAVKVLANRLGTDTTWEAVEAAVARKQKGNYDEWIKTCMSGIENILVDDLLGDPLDVEPYHTLNVYTRSPNKRILRIEEVAASSIEKACGQFSHPSEAFSGSVENFMNAIYDALDDPEIVGFKSVICYRTGLAVTQVTDLEIIMQQFQLIFDTRKEDGAQPFERLDHEPLNDYFLHILAGLIQNSEDEHKKPIQFHTGLGDNDITLSKSSPAHLQEFIKTYPEVPIVLLHASYPFTREMGYLANVYSNVYADIGEVFPFISREGQEGVVRQILELCPVSKILWSTDGHYFPETYIIAVDQLREVLQTVLADYVHKGDMTWTQAAQLVQDILFNNANKLYDLKLELKPLPPDSSQGLESSEQTHVATLARFLKNKEEPRFLRVTWTDFIAMSRARAIPMRRVWSMLRNGEDLTLGVTKAGLGIDQRDSPVHSITPTGEYRLHPDLSSLRLGPRKGHISVMGDFKEKDGTPAPFCTRTLLKKTLKQAAEQGLEFTLGFEIELVLFRRGNENKFEPLDSDGHMWSVTRALDHEVVIEVLEDAIEQLDAAGVYIELMHPESANGQYEFVLPKASALEAVDTLLYTREVISSCAAAKGYRMTLHPKPYAMSCGTAAHMHMSISSPIGSDKQVYEPFYAGVLKHLRAIAAFTYSSMISYERVVDGCWAGGTWVTWGTQNREVPLRKIEGSHWEIKCIDGLANPYLSLAAILLAGTKGVADEEELVWKDCAKDPAVLSLLEREELNISARLPRSIQEALAALGEDEELAELLGAEVAERFIDIKKAETAILEEMGVDERRQWVMERY; this is encoded by the coding sequence ATGGCCGCCCTAAAAATCGagacagaagaagctctttGGAGCGTTATTCACACAACACCTATTATTGATCACCATGCCCACCCTCTTCTAAAGCTGAGTGCTATAAGAAAACATCCTCTCCTATGCATCGCCACCGAGGCCAACGGAGATGCCATTGAAGACTCAAAGACAAGTCTGGCACATCTTCGTGCTGTAAAGGTTCTTGCCAACCGCCTAGGCACCGACACAACTTGGGAAGCCGTCGAGGCTGCTGTCGCCAGAAAGCAAAAGGGAAACTATGATGAATGGATAAAGACGTGCATGTCAGGCATCGAAAACATCTTGGTCGATGATCTTCTGGGCGATCCCCTTGATGTCGAGCCTTACCACACGCTCAATGTCTATACAAGAAGCCCCAACAAGCGCATCCTTCGAATCGAGGAGGTTGCAGCGAGCAGCATCGAGAAGGCCTGTGGCCAATTTTCACATCCCTCAGAGGCATTCTCAGGATCTGTAGAGAACTTCATGAACGCCATCTATGATGCTCTCGATGACCCGGAAATTGTTGGCTTCAAATCTGTTATTTGCTATCGAACAGGCCTCGCCGTCACTCAAGTCACCGACCTCGAGATTATCATGCAGCAATTCCAGCTCATCTTTGACACCAGGAAAGAAGACGGTGCTCAGCCATTCGAGAGACTTGATCATGAGCCACTCAACGATTACTTCCTGCACATCCTGGCGGGCTTGATCCAGAACAGTGAGGATGAGCACAAGAAACCTATCCAGTTCCACACTGGTCTTGGTGATAACGATATCACGCTATCCAAATCGTCGCCCGCACATCTACAGGAGTTCATCAAAACATACCCAGAGGTGCCAATCGTTCTCCTCCATGCCAGTTACCCTTTCACTCGTGAAATGGGATACTTGGCGAATGTCTACAGCAATGTCTACGCTGACATTGGCGAAGTGTTCCCCTTTATCAGTCGTGAGGGACAAGAAGGTGTAGTCCGACAAATCCTAGAACTCTGTCCAGTATCAAAGATTCTCTGGAGCACCGACGGACATTACTTCCCGGAGACTTACATCATAGCCGTGGATCAGCTCCGGGAGGTGCTGCAGACCGTGCTGGCGGATTATGTCCACAAGGGAGATATGACCTGGACACAGGCAGCTCAGCTGGTCCAAGAtattctcttcaacaacgcCAACAAGCTATATGATCTGAAACTCGAACTCAAACCATTGCCGCCGGACTCGAGTCAAGGGCTGGAGTCTTCTGAGCAAACACACGTTGCGACACTGGCCAGATTCCTCAAGAATAAGGAAGAACCGAGATTCTTGCGGGTAACTTGGACTGACTTCATCGCAATGTCCCGAGCAAGAGCAATTCCTATGCGCCGCGTCTGGTCTATGCTGCGGAACGGCGAAGACTTGACACTCGGAGTGACAAAGGCTGGTCTTGGAATCGACCAGAGAGATTCGCCAGTGCATAGCATCACACCAACGGGAGAGTATAGATTGCACCCCGATCTGAGCAGCCTTCGACTTGGTCCTCGCAAGGGGCATATCAGTGTCATGGGCGACTTCAAAGAAAAGGACGGCACACCAGCGCCTTTCTGCACACGCACCCTGCTAAAGAAGACACTCAAGCAGGCGGCTGAACAGGGACTCGAGTTTACGCTCGGTTTCGAGATCGAACTTGTGCTCTTTCGCCGTGGTAATGAGAACAAATTCGAACCACTTGATAGCGATGGACATATGTGGTCGGTCACTCGGGCTTTGGACCATGAAGTAGTGattgaggttcttgaagatgcCATTGAACAGCTCGATGCTGCTGGCGTGTATATTGAGTTGATGCACCCGGAAAGTGCCAATGGACAGTACGAGTTTGTTCTGCCCAAGGCATCGGCGCTCGAGGCAGTCGACACTCTCCTCTACACGAGAGAAGTCATCAGCAGCTGTGCTGCAGCAAAGGGGTACCGCATGACGCTTCATCCTAAGCCATATGCCATGTCATGCGGAACAGCAGCGCATATGCACATGTCTATCTCATCGCCTATCGGATCGGATAAGCAAGTCTACGAACCCTTCTACGCAGGCGTCCTGAAGCATCTACGAGCTATCGCGGCGTTTACGTACAGCAGTATGATCAGTTACGAACGTGTTGTGGACGGCTGCTGGGCCGGCGGGACTTGGGTGACATGGGGTACTCAGAACCGTGAAGTGCCACTACGCAAGATCGAGGGTAGTCATTGGGAGATCAAGTGTATCGACGGACTTGCCAACCCCTACTTATCGCTTGCGGCGATCCTATTAGCGGGTACAAAGGGCGTtgctgacgaggaggagctggTTTGGAAAGACTGCGCCAAGGACCCTGCAGTGCTGTCCTTGTTGGAGAGAGAAGAGCTCAACATAAGTGCGAGATTGCCTAGGAGTATACAAGAGGCGCTTGCAGCGCTgggtgaagacgaagagctgGCTGAACTACTTGGAGCTGAAGTTGCTGAGAGATTCATCGATATCAAGAAGGCAGAGACAGCTATTTTGGAGGAGATGGGAGTTGATGAGCGGAGACAGTGGGTTATGGAGCGATACTGA